The Steroidobacteraceae bacterium genomic interval CATACAACGCGAGCCTGGATCTGGTCGAAGTGTCGCCGACCGCTGAGCCGCCCGTAGTGCGCATCATGGACTACGGAAAGTTCCTGTTCGAGCAGAACAAGAAAGCGCATTCGGCAAAGCGCAAGCAGAAACAGATCCAGGTGAAGGAAATCAAGTTCCGTCCCGGGACGGAGGAAGCGGACTACCAGGTGAAATTGCGTAACCTGATTCGCTTCCTGACAGAGGGCGACAAGGCCAAGGTAACGTTACGCTACCGCGGCCGCGAGATGGCGCACCAGGAAATTGGTCGTAAACTTCTCGGTC includes:
- the infC gene encoding translation initiation factor IF-3; this translates as MAIAAKRVRRNEEITAPKVRVIGADGSQAGVMSRFEALDLAYNASLDLVEVSPTAEPPVVRIMDYGKFLFEQNKKAHSAKRKQKQIQVKEIKFRPGTEEADYQVKLRNLIRFLTEGDKAKVTLRYRGREMAHQEIGRKLLGRVETDLAPHAVVEQTPSMEGRQMVMVFAPKKK